One region of Priestia megaterium genomic DNA includes:
- a CDS encoding spore germination protein gives MPSLFKNKKSKDNKKETEGSLPEEQELLMQSLEGNIANIKKRTGNSSDMVIRYIKIGERAVIQAAVIYIDGIVDNQSIQELLVDTMMKDDVFSEPITPQNAFTLLKEDVVGIGDIAILHTWSEVFPALMSGDTLILIDGNNHAMSAGTKGGEWRSIQEPTTQLVVRGSKEGFTESIAKNMPMVRRIIKSPDLWVETMKIGKVTQTDVSMMYINGIANDKIVKEVKKRLNQINIDSILESGYVEQLIEDQTYTTFPTMYHTERPDIVAGNLLEGRIAIFVDGTPFVLIAPAVFIQFFQSPEDYYSRFDIATSIRFLRILIFFISLIAPATYVAITTFHQEMVPTKLLIAIAAQREDVPFPSLVEALIMEVTFEILREAGIRLPRAIGSAVSIVGALVIGQASVQAGIVSPAMVIVVAMTAIASFATPSFAIAISARLIRFVFMIAAATFGFYGIILCFLMMIVHLCSLRSFGVPYMTPLAPFIPSNSGDTIVRMPWWTLRQRPRLISSGNMVREGDNQRPMPPKSRGMANTTVKEGDQSDA, from the coding sequence GTGCCTTCTTTATTTAAAAATAAAAAAAGCAAAGACAATAAAAAGGAAACAGAAGGTTCGCTACCAGAGGAACAAGAACTGCTGATGCAGTCGCTTGAAGGTAATATAGCTAACATAAAAAAGCGAACGGGGAACAGCTCGGATATGGTGATCCGCTATATAAAAATTGGGGAAAGGGCAGTCATTCAAGCCGCTGTTATCTATATAGACGGAATTGTAGACAATCAGTCTATCCAAGAGCTTTTAGTAGACACCATGATGAAAGATGACGTGTTTTCTGAACCAATAACACCTCAAAATGCTTTTACGTTATTAAAAGAAGATGTAGTAGGAATTGGAGACATTGCGATTTTACATACGTGGAGTGAAGTGTTTCCCGCCTTGATGTCAGGAGACACGCTTATCTTGATAGATGGAAACAACCATGCGATGAGTGCAGGTACGAAAGGCGGGGAGTGGCGTTCCATTCAAGAACCGACTACACAGCTTGTCGTTCGGGGTTCTAAGGAAGGGTTCACGGAATCGATTGCTAAAAACATGCCCATGGTCAGGCGAATTATCAAATCGCCTGACTTATGGGTAGAAACGATGAAGATTGGGAAAGTAACGCAGACAGACGTTTCAATGATGTACATTAATGGGATTGCCAATGACAAAATCGTAAAAGAAGTAAAGAAGCGTCTTAACCAAATTAATATCGATAGCATTTTAGAATCAGGCTATGTAGAGCAGCTTATTGAAGACCAAACGTACACTACTTTTCCTACAATGTATCACACGGAGCGTCCCGATATCGTTGCAGGAAATCTCTTAGAAGGGCGTATTGCGATTTTTGTAGACGGAACGCCATTCGTGCTGATTGCACCTGCTGTCTTCATTCAGTTTTTTCAGTCTCCTGAAGATTATTATTCACGCTTTGATATTGCCACGTCGATTCGTTTTTTACGCATTCTTATTTTTTTTATTTCACTGATTGCACCGGCTACGTATGTAGCGATCACAACTTTTCATCAAGAAATGGTTCCGACGAAGCTGCTCATCGCCATTGCTGCACAGCGGGAAGATGTTCCGTTTCCTTCCTTGGTTGAAGCGCTCATTATGGAAGTCACATTTGAAATTTTGCGAGAAGCTGGTATTCGACTTCCAAGGGCGATCGGTTCTGCAGTTTCAATTGTAGGAGCGCTCGTGATTGGGCAAGCATCGGTTCAAGCAGGGATTGTATCTCCAGCGATGGTTATTGTTGTAGCGATGACGGCGATTGCAAGCTTTGCGACGCCTTCATTTGCCATTGCGATTTCTGCTCGGCTCATTCGCTTTGTTTTTATGATTGCAGCGGCTACTTTCGGGTTTTATGGCATTATCCTGTGCTTTTTAATGATGATTGTTCATCTCTGCAGTCTTCGTTCATTCGGTGTTCCATACATGACGCCTCTTGCTCCATTTATTCCGAGCAATTCAGGTGATACCATTGTTCGCATGCCGTGGTGGACGCTTAGACAAAGACCAAGGCTCATCAGTAGTGGAAATATGGTGAGAGAAGGAGACAACCAGCGCCCAATGCCTCCTAAAAGCCGGGGAATGGCAAACACTACGGTGAAAGAAGGCGATCAAAGTGATGCGTAA